A genomic region of Candidatus Sysuiplasma jiujiangense contains the following coding sequences:
- a CDS encoding ABC transporter ATP-binding protein: protein MRSDSGTLLRIEKLSASYSTPSGKVRALNSVSLEVKRGEVLGIVGETGCGKSTLGHSIPRLLPEPPSSIDSGRIIFDGVDLLSVKKKDMPLYRGTGIAMIFQEPINSLNPAYRIYDQVAEAIRIRKMRENGRNLPSDIRPFNYGHPEKNIPSPVKTVLLPSTDIRHSARTGGSEEMKKEVIEFLSTVRINDPERILRLFPHELSGGMRQRVMIAMALSERPKLIIADEPTSALDVTIQAQVLSLMKDLIKKVNTSILFISHDLGVIAEIADRIGVMYAGHLVEIGSSEDVFNSPGHPYTRSLLKSFPHGYKSDGRLPTIKGNVPSLISLPAGCPFNPRCEMCMNECCDEYPAVIDLGGGHLVSCHLYDGGTS, encoded by the coding sequence ATGAGATCTGACAGCGGAACTCTCCTCAGGATCGAAAAACTCTCCGCGTCTTACAGTACCCCTTCAGGAAAGGTCAGGGCACTCAATTCTGTCAGCCTTGAAGTGAAGAGGGGCGAAGTTCTGGGAATTGTCGGTGAGACGGGTTGCGGAAAAAGCACACTCGGCCATTCGATACCCAGGCTGCTGCCGGAGCCTCCTTCTTCAATAGATTCCGGAAGAATAATATTTGATGGTGTCGATCTGCTCTCGGTTAAGAAAAAGGACATGCCCCTGTACAGGGGTACGGGCATCGCCATGATTTTCCAGGAGCCGATTAATTCTCTTAATCCGGCATACAGAATATATGATCAGGTCGCAGAAGCAATAAGGATAAGGAAGATGAGGGAAAACGGAAGGAATCTTCCATCCGACATCAGGCCGTTCAATTATGGGCATCCGGAAAAAAATATCCCCAGTCCGGTGAAGACGGTGCTCCTGCCGTCGACGGATATCCGGCATTCTGCCAGAACTGGAGGAAGCGAAGAAATGAAGAAGGAAGTCATAGAGTTTCTTTCAACCGTGAGAATCAATGATCCGGAAAGAATACTCAGGCTGTTTCCACATGAGCTTTCGGGCGGAATGAGACAGAGAGTCATGATTGCAATGGCGCTGTCCGAGAGGCCGAAACTCATCATTGCAGACGAACCAACAAGCGCACTTGATGTAACAATACAGGCTCAGGTTCTCTCATTGATGAAGGATCTTATCAAGAAGGTGAATACATCCATACTCTTCATAAGCCACGACCTTGGCGTCATTGCAGAGATTGCCGACAGAATTGGCGTCATGTATGCAGGGCATCTGGTGGAGATAGGGAGTTCAGAGGACGTATTCAACAGCCCTGGCCACCCATACACAAGATCGCTGCTGAAATCTTTTCCTCATGGATACAAAAGCGACGGAAGACTACCGACCATAAAAGGAAACGTTCCGAGCCTGATCAGTTTGCCTGCCGGCTGCCCTTTCAACCCGAGATGCGAAATGTGCATGAATGAATGCTGTGATGAGTATCCGGCCGTTATTGATCTGGGAGGAGGACATCTTGTTTCATGTCACCTCTATGACGGGGGCACGAGCTGA
- a CDS encoding ABC transporter ATP-binding protein, whose translation MEDGTLFEAKKVTKYFELQKTFSETLFRKKARRVHAVDGVSLKVKRGEVMGLIGESGSGKTTFGWLATKLLTPTSGRVIFNDTDVTDLHGEELRTWRRNIQIVFQDPLTSLDPRLKVWQIIGEPLRASGIRNRKEILERVKTVLDEVGLPENSYNQYPHEFSGGGRQRISVARAIVLNPKMIVLDEPTSALDVAVQAQILNRLVELQNERHLTYLFISHNIGAVRYISDSVAIMYLGKVMETGSVMEVIEKPMHPYTKALLISVPVPDPKRRKFKFEMEGEIPSLIDIPRGCRFAGRCPFTKEECRTAEPELRDLGSGHYVACHFAEELAENNTLTSGWRRHNF comes from the coding sequence TTGGAAGACGGCACACTTTTCGAAGCAAAGAAGGTGACCAAATACTTTGAACTTCAGAAAACCTTTTCCGAGACACTTTTCAGAAAGAAAGCAAGACGTGTTCATGCTGTTGACGGGGTAAGTCTCAAGGTGAAGCGTGGCGAGGTTATGGGACTGATAGGCGAAAGCGGTTCGGGAAAAACAACCTTCGGATGGCTTGCAACGAAGCTGCTTACGCCAACATCCGGAAGAGTGATTTTCAACGACACAGACGTTACAGACCTGCATGGCGAAGAACTCAGGACCTGGAGACGCAATATACAGATTGTCTTCCAGGATCCGCTAACCTCGCTTGATCCGAGGTTAAAGGTCTGGCAGATAATTGGTGAACCTCTCAGAGCGTCGGGAATCAGGAACAGGAAAGAGATACTAGAGAGGGTAAAGACGGTCCTTGACGAAGTTGGCCTTCCGGAGAACAGTTACAACCAGTATCCGCACGAATTCAGCGGCGGAGGCAGACAGAGAATATCAGTTGCAAGGGCAATAGTCCTCAACCCGAAGATGATTGTTCTTGATGAACCTACGAGCGCACTCGATGTTGCCGTTCAGGCACAGATTCTTAACAGACTTGTTGAACTTCAGAACGAACGCCACCTTACCTATCTTTTCATTTCCCACAACATCGGTGCCGTCCGCTACATTTCCGATTCAGTCGCAATAATGTATCTTGGAAAAGTTATGGAGACTGGAAGCGTGATGGAAGTAATTGAGAAACCGATGCACCCATACACCAAAGCACTTCTCATTTCCGTACCCGTTCCTGATCCGAAGAGAAGAAAATTCAAATTCGAAATGGAGGGTGAAATACCTTCCCTGATCGATATACCTCGGGGGTGCAGGTTTGCCGGCAGATGCCCGTTTACAAAAGAAGAGTGCAGGACGGCGGAGCCGGAACTGAGGGATCTTGGCTCCGGTCACTATGTGGCATGCCATTTTGCTGAAGAACTTGCCGAGAATAACACATTAACATCAGGATGGCGGCGTCACAATTTCTGA